The Pithys albifrons albifrons isolate INPA30051 chromosome 4, PitAlb_v1, whole genome shotgun sequence genome segment gagcagcagcagcagcagcagcagcgcctCCTGCCCAGATGACGGGTGGACAGAGGCCAGCTGGAAAGGAGGTGGCTTctttctcccccctctccctctctctatCTTTGCTGATTTCTCGGCCACATTCAGGGGGGttgaggggaaagggaaaaaataataggTAGGTTGAAGGAACTGATAGGCGGTTGCGCTGAGCCTTTTACGCAAGGAAAGAACTATATACTAAAGAGAAACAGTGGGGAAGGGATTGGAGAGGGGGCTCTTTTGCTTCCTCTCCTTGCCGGATTAGGCAGTGGAATGgtccccaggtgggggtcagaGGAGGAAGCGGAGCGGCGCTGAGCGGAGCCTCCGCGGGCGGCGCGGcgcaggcagggagggggccGGACaagggccggggccgggcccgtCCATCCCGCCCAGTGCCTGGCTCCAGCGGAAAGCAGAGAAGCCATTGCGCAAGAGACCGTGGAGAGGGATGCGCagggcgctgccgccgccccaCTGCCGCCCGCCGCGCTGAGGAGGTGCCCGGAGGACAGCGGCTCCCACCACCCCCCCACGCTCCCCCTGCGGGGCACCCCCGCCCCAGTACCCACCCCGCCCGgctcccccccttccctcccagcctcaccccaccctgccccatTCCCCTCCCTCCGCCAGATGACCACCGAGAGCGGGCAGCAGCGGCTGGAGCCCCCCGTCCCTCTCCGCTCCTGCAGCCCGGCTCCCGGAGCTCTCCAGATGAGCCGGCCGCCCTCCTCCGCCCTGGAGAcctccacctcctcttcctctacctccacctcctcctcctcctcctcggcgGCGGCGGCGTCCTCCAAGAGCAAGAAAGCCAGCTCGGGGCTGCGGCGGCCCGAGAAGCCCCCTTACTCCTACATCGCCCTCATCGTCATGGCCATTCAGAGCTCGCCCTCCAAGCGCCTGACCCTCAGCGAGATCTACCAGTTCCTGCAGGCCCGCTTCCCCTTCTTCCGCGGCTCCTATCAGGGCTGGAAGAACTCGGTGCGCCACAACCTCTCCCTCAACGAGTGCTTCATCAAGCTGCCCAAGGGCCTGGGCCGCCCGGGCAAAGGCCACTACTGGACCATTGACCCGGCCAGTGAGTTCATGTTTGAGGAGGGCTCCTTCCGACGACGGCCTCGCGGCTTCAGGAGGAAATGCCAGGCTCTGAAGCCCATGTACCGCATGATGAACGGGCTGGGCTTCGGCGCCTCCATCCTTCCGCAGGGCTTCGACTTCCAGGCGCCCCCAGCCTCCCTCGCCTGCCACTCCAACGGCTACAACCTCGACATGATGCCTAACGCCATGGCCAGCGGCTACGAGGGACTCAGTGGCGGCCACCACGTTCCACACATGTCTCCTAACCCCGGCTCGACCTACATGGCCAGCTGCCCGGTGACTGCGAACGGGGACTACGGCCccgacagcagcagcagccccgtGCCCTCCTCGCCGGCCATGGCGAGCGCCATCGAGTGCCACTCGCCCTACACGAGCCCTTCGGCTCACTGGACAGCCTCGGGGGCCTCGCCCTACATAAAGCAGCAGGGCCTCCCCGCCGCCAACGCTGCTTCCTCCGGCATCCACTCCAGCGTGCCCTCCTACTCCCTGGAGCAGGGATACCTGCACCAGAGCCCCCGTGACGACCTCTCAGGTAGGGGCCCGGAGGGGCGGGGGCGGAGGGGAGCGCGGCGCCGGAGGTGGTTTTCGCCGGCGACAAAAGTTTCGCACGGGGAACCCCAGACCACCAAGGTGTCGGAAAAGGAGATGCATTGTCTGCGGAAGGGAAAAAATACGCGTGGGTTGTAGCTGTTCTGTTTCGGGACAGGGTGGCTGTCTGGGACGGGGAGCGGTGGGTACGACTGCGAGCATTCCTCCTTCTTGCCCCGAGCCAAGAAGGAACACTCCGAGGAAAGCCGGGCTCCATGCCGGCTTCGTGCCGGCTCCTTCCCGGCTCGCACAACCCTCTCCCGATGCCGGCGACATGTTCACGGCGGCGGGAGCGGAGTTCGCCCTGACGCCCCGGGCTGCGGCTTCAATTAGCGGTGAGCGCCGCCGGGCATCTCCGCCGCCTCGGTAAACCGCGCTCCGCGGAGACGCGTCGCGGGAGTAATCAAATAAGGCGTCAAATATTACCCTCTAAACCCTacgggagaaaaaaaaagtaagaaaccCCAATCCCTAACACAAAAACCAGCCGCTTATCTTAAAAATGCTAGAGAGATTAAAGCGGCTCGAGTATATTTCTGCAACAGCAGGGAAAGAGTTTTCTGGTCTCTGTCTCCCACCCCCTCATCCCCCTCCCGGCCCGTGATTACAAAGTCTGCTCAGAAAAATCTGAGCTCAAAAATGGGTAAAAGATGTTGGGCTCTTACGGGGAATTTTTCCAAATAGCCCTTTTAAACGTGGGTCCCAGAGGTTAAGCAAACAAAGACAGTCTGGGCTGGACCACACCGAAGAGGATTTTAGCCTGACTTAACCCCTATGAGAGCGAGGTCTTGTTCAATTTTATGGGAATTTCAACAAGTAACAAATACAGGCGACCCTCAGCTCTGGGTCCCCTCCCGCCCCCTCCTTGGGAGCCTGTCAATCACTTTCCTGTCCTTCTGCGAGCGCTGGAGTCTACCCTGGCCTCCTCACAGTCTGCTGCGCCGTGGGGAGGGCGACCCCCTGAGCAAGTCACTTTACCATCACCGCAGAAGGAACGTGGGCTGTCAGGGGAAACCAACTGGTtgcaaattttccttctttattaaaaaaaaaaaaagggaaaaaaaaggaaaaagaaaagaccCAAACCTCTACATAGCCTTGATGCGGCGTCTGGGGAGAGACAGCTGCAAAGTCGGTCACTCTCCTACCAGCATTTCAGAGCAGAGGAGTGCGGAGATGAAGTGCATCCCCAGGTGGACTCCTCCGTGCCTACGGTGCTCTACTGCTGAGGTTTAAAGCAACTTTTCGGAGATAGAGGTCCTCCTCCATGTGCGTTTTAGTGCCGAGGCCAGAGGCCGACGGG includes the following:
- the FOXF2 gene encoding LOW QUALITY PROTEIN: forkhead box protein F2 (The sequence of the model RefSeq protein was modified relative to this genomic sequence to represent the inferred CDS: deleted 2 bases in 2 codons), with protein sequence MRRALPPPTAARRAEEVPGGQRLPPPPHAPLRGTPAPVPTPPGSPPSLPASPHPAPFPSLRQMTTESGQQRLEPPVPLRSCSPAPGALQMSRPPSSALETSTSSSSTSTSSSSSSAAAASSKSKKASSGLRRPEKPPYSYIALIVMAIQSSPSKRLTLSEIYQFLQARFPFFRGSYQGWKNSVRHNLSLNECFIKLPKGLGRPGKGHYWTIDPASEFMFEEGSFRRRPRGFRRKCQALKPMYRMMNGLGFGASILPQGFDFQAPPASLACHSNGYNLDMMPNAMASGYEGLSGGHHVPHMSPNPGSTYMASCPVTANGDYGPDSSSSPVPSSPAMASAIECHSPYTSPSAHWTASGASPYIKQQGLPAANAASSGIHSSVPSYSLEQGYLHQSPRDDLSVGLPRYQHHPSPVCDRKDFVLNFNGISSFHPSASGSYYHHHHHQSVCQDIKPCVM